The following are encoded in a window of Sulfurimonas sp. C5 genomic DNA:
- a CDS encoding glycosyltransferase produces the protein MERTKVAACVVLFNPEDDIFENISSYVAHVGSLIIVDNSTVHNQTLIQKILDTFQNIEYINNHDNLGIATALNIGCNKALEDGYDWILTMDQDSRFINFSHYLSCLENLKNTDEIAILSANTNYNEEMEIPNEAICSYEEKFSAITSANLLNLKLFEKIGKFEDKLFIDLVDYDYCIKAQIHNFKVLYFPNIFVKHALGTVFLRKNLFTKKTRAKREHNPQRTYYFARNYLYLSSKYGKYFPKELNMLKILNILFIHEVTKILLYEDQKGAKLRAKFIGLLHFFTNKFGKYIV, from the coding sequence ATGGAAAGAACTAAAGTTGCTGCATGTGTTGTTTTATTCAACCCTGAAGATGATATTTTTGAAAATATTTCTTCATACGTTGCACATGTAGGTTCATTAATTATAGTTGACAATTCTACAGTGCACAACCAAACACTTATACAAAAAATATTGGATACTTTTCAAAATATAGAATATATCAATAATCATGACAATCTAGGTATAGCGACAGCTCTAAACATTGGATGTAATAAAGCTTTAGAAGATGGTTATGATTGGATCTTAACAATGGATCAAGATAGCAGATTTATTAATTTTTCTCATTACTTGTCATGTCTAGAAAATTTAAAAAACACTGATGAGATAGCGATCTTAAGTGCAAACACTAATTATAATGAAGAGATGGAAATTCCAAATGAAGCTATATGCAGTTATGAAGAAAAATTCTCTGCTATTACATCAGCTAACCTATTGAATTTAAAACTATTTGAAAAAATTGGAAAATTTGAAGACAAACTCTTTATTGATCTTGTTGATTATGACTATTGTATAAAAGCACAAATACATAATTTCAAAGTTCTATATTTTCCAAATATCTTTGTCAAGCATGCATTAGGAACAGTATTTTTAAGAAAAAATCTATTTACTAAAAAAACTAGAGCAAAAAGAGAACACAATCCTCAAAGAACTTATTACTTTGCTAGGAATTATTTATATCTTTCAAGTAAATACGGCAAGTATTTTCCAAAAGAATTAAATATGTTAAAAATTCTCAACATCCTGTTTATTCATGAAGTAACAAAGATCCTTTTATATGAAGATCAAAAAGGCGCAAAATTACGTGCTAAGTTTATTGGATTACTTCATTTTTTTACAAACAAATTTGGTAAATATATCGTTTAG